Proteins from a single region of Vicia villosa cultivar HV-30 ecotype Madison, WI unplaced genomic scaffold, Vvil1.0 ctg.001530F_1_1, whole genome shotgun sequence:
- the LOC131635655 gene encoding uncharacterized protein LOC131635655, whose protein sequence is MLSCYNSNTITLSFPFPITTINKLKHTQQHRHKQTLVLASIHHDSLRVLEWDKLSDLVSSFTTTSLGRRALKDQLWSQNRTYEESLKLLEETNAAVQMHNHGSCRLHFGHIDAMVVQTAIQNARRTIPVTGYEARAVLALLQSSDTLQGDLKATIKQDKDWYNRFMPLTEVIMEFVVNRSLVKEIEQVIDEDGSIKDSASSELKKSRQQVQVLERKVQQLMESLIRNERSETSILEVNNIDGRWCIRVDSGQKTSFKGLLLSSSRVGSTVEPLSAVPFNDELQRARGLVAKAEAEVLLTLTKKIQLDVDDIENILNSLVQLDVINARATYGLSFGGSNPHIFLPDSNSSSTAQSLTRSDNFNGPIPNNREWILHLPKAYHPLLLQSHRENSKKAKEDVATSVAALDKGQSQPVPVDFLVSNKTRVIVITGPNTGGKTICLKTVGLAAMMAKSGLYVLASESVQIPWFDSVFADIGDEQSLSQSLSTFSGHLKQISNIKLQSTRQSLVLLDEVGAGTNPLEGAALGMSLLESFAQDGCLLTIATTHHGELKTLKYSNDAFENACMEFDEVNLKPTYKILWGIPGRSNAINIAERLGLPSAVIDTARKLYGSSSAEIDEVITDMEKLKQDYHQRLTEAHYYLIQSRRLHSSLLNTRRKITEHSTSLQLKKLRDVSESAAMARSILHKNVRELGASAKKSSQHNKTIKSSHVSTTTNNLHTASDNNKSTITDRSPSDVKKIDKSSEDRFAVPKVGDTVHVSSLGKKVTILKVDSSKGEIVVRAGIMKLKLKVTDIQRS, encoded by the exons ATGTTATCTTGTTACAATTCCAATACAATCACACTGTCTTTCCCTTTCCCTATAACAACCATTAACAAACTCAAACATACACAACAACACAGACATAAACAAACCTTGGTCCTAGCTTCCATTCACCACGACAGCCTCAGGGTCCTCGAATGGGACAAACTCTCCGATTTGGTCTCTTCCTTCACCACCACTTCCTTGGGCCGTCGCGCCCTCAAG GATCAATTATGGTCCCAGAATCGAACTTATGAAGAAAGTCTCAAACTTCTCGAAGAAACCAATGCTGCTGTTCAAATGCACAATCATGGCTCTTGCAGGTTGCACTTTGGTCACATTGATGCTATGGTG GTGCAAACTGCAATTCAAAATGCACGGAGAACCATACCGGTTACTGGCTATGAGGCGAGAGCTGTTTTGGCTCTTCTTCAGAGCTCTGACACCTTGCAGGGGGATTTAAAAGCTACAATTAAGCAAGATAAAGATTGGTATAATCGTTTCATGCCTCTTACAGAAGTG ATAATGGAGTTTGTCGTTAATCGATCTTTAGTTAAAGAGATAGAACAAGTTATTGACGAAGATGGCTCTATCAAGGACTCTGCG AGTTCAGAGTTGAAAAAGTCACGTCAACAAGTGCAAGTGCTTGAGAGAAAG GTACAACAATTAATGGAAAGCTTAATCAGAAATGAAAGGAGTGAAACATCAATTCTT GAAGTGAATAACATTGATGGAAGGTGGTGCATAAGAGTGGATTCTGGACAGAAAACAAGTTTTAAGGGTCTATTGTTATCCAG TTCAAGAGTAGGAAGTACTGTAGAACCACTTTCTGCTGTTCCCTTTAATGATGAGTTGCAACGCGCAAGAGGTTTGGTTGCAAAGGCCGAAGCAGAAGTGCTCTTGACATTAACCAAAAAG ATTCAGCTGGATGTTGATGATATTGAAAATATACTAAACAGTTTGGTTCAGCTAGATGTG ATTAATGCCCGTGCTACATATGGTCTTTCATTTGGAGGATCAAATCCTCATATATTTTTGCCTGATAGTAATAGCTCTTCTACTGCTCAGTCCTTAACAAGAAGTGACAATTTCAATGGACCGATACCCAACAATAGGGAATGGATATTGCATCTTCCCAAAGCTTATCATCCTTTGTTGCTCCAGAGCCACAGGGAAAATTCAAAGAAGGCCAAAGAAGATGTCGCTACTTCA GTTGCCGCTCTTGACAAAGGCCAATCACAGCCAGtaccagttgactttttggtatcTAATAAAACTCGTGTTATAGTTATTACGGGCCCTAATACTGGTGGTAAAACGATATGTTTGAAGACTGTGGGATTGGCAGCTATGATGGCAAAATCAG GTCTCTATGTTCTTGCTTCTGAGTCTGTGCAAATTCCTTGGTTTGATTCTGTTTTTGCCGACATTGGTGATGAGCAGTCCTTATCACAGTCTCTGTCTACGTTCTCTGGCCACCTGAAACAGATAAGT AATATTAAATTACAATCAACAAGACAGTCACTGGTGCTACTAGATGAG GTTGGTGCAGGAACAAACCCCCTTGAAGGAGCAGCACTAGGAATGTCATTATTGGAATCTTTTGCGCAAGATGGTTGTTTATTGACAATAGCAACGACTCATCACGGTGAACTTAAAACCCTAAAATACAG TAACGACGCCTTTGAAAACGCATGTATGGAGTTTGATGAAGTAAATTTGAAGCCAACTTACAAAATTCTCTGGGGCATACCTG GGCGCTCAAATGCAATCAATATAGCCGAGAGGCTGGGACTGCCATCTGCTGTTATAGATACTGCTCGTAAGTTATATGGTTCTTCTAGTGCGGAAATTGATGAG GTAATTACTGATATGGAGAAGTTAAAACAAGATTACCACCAGCGATTAACTGAAGCACATTATTATCTGAT ACAATCCAGAAGACTTCACAGTAGTCTACTGAACACCAGGAGAAAGATCACGGAACATAGTACTAGTCTTCAGCTTAAAAAACTTAGAGATGTATCTGAGTCTGCAGCGATGGCAAGATCCATTCTTCACAAGAACGTCAGGGAGCTGGGTGCATCAGCTAAGAAATCTTCTCAGCACAATAAAACCATTAAGAGCTCTCatgtatcaacaacaacaaacaacctCCATACTGCATCAGATAACAACAAATCTACTATTACAGATAGAAGTCCATCTGATGTTAAAAAAATTGACAAATCGTCAGAAG ATAGGTTTGCTGTTCCTAAAGTTGGTGATACAGTGCATGTCTCTTCCCTTGGGAAAAAAGTGACCATTTTGAAAGTGGATTCATCCAAAGGAGAAATTGTAGTTCGAGCTGGAATCATGAAGTTGAAGCTAAAAGTAACCGACATTCAAAGATCATAA